In Schlegelella aquatica, one DNA window encodes the following:
- a CDS encoding ABC transporter permease, producing the protein MWSSIKPNPRNLRLWQAGLLVAVFAFWHVMTQPGLIPPLLFDNDQQAAFFFGEPLKIFARIWDWFFGAADIYVHLWITLLETLLAFGIGTVFGLVMGLWLALSPVAAAILDPYIKALNSMPRVILAPIFAVWFGLGVASKVALGVTLTFFIVFFNVYQGVKEVSPVVLANARMLGASQKQLLRHVYLPSATSWVFSSLHTSVGLAFVGAVVGEYLGSSQGVGYLILQAEGSFDINTVMAGILVLTAFALVLDAAVGQVERRLMKWQPRSGETERI; encoded by the coding sequence ATGTGGTCCTCGATCAAACCCAACCCCCGCAACCTGCGGCTGTGGCAGGCCGGCCTGCTCGTGGCCGTCTTCGCGTTCTGGCACGTGATGACCCAGCCCGGGCTCATCCCGCCATTGCTTTTCGACAACGACCAGCAGGCCGCGTTCTTCTTCGGCGAGCCGCTCAAGATCTTCGCCCGCATCTGGGACTGGTTCTTCGGTGCGGCCGACATCTACGTGCACCTGTGGATCACGCTGCTGGAGACGCTGCTGGCCTTCGGCATCGGCACCGTGTTCGGCCTGGTCATGGGCCTGTGGCTCGCGTTGAGCCCGGTGGCCGCCGCGATCCTCGACCCCTACATCAAGGCGCTGAACTCGATGCCGCGCGTGATCCTGGCGCCGATCTTCGCGGTGTGGTTCGGCCTCGGCGTGGCGAGCAAGGTCGCCCTGGGGGTCACGCTCACGTTCTTCATCGTGTTCTTCAACGTGTATCAGGGCGTGAAGGAGGTGAGCCCGGTGGTGCTCGCCAACGCGAGGATGCTCGGGGCGAGTCAGAAACAGCTGCTGCGCCACGTGTACCTGCCCAGCGCGACGAGCTGGGTCTTCAGCTCCCTGCACACCTCGGTGGGCCTGGCCTTCGTCGGTGCGGTGGTGGGCGAGTATCTCGGCTCCTCGCAAGGCGTGGGCTACCTCATCCTGCAGGCCGAGGGCAGCTTCGACATCAACACCGTGATGGCCGGCATCCTCGTGCTCACCGCGTTCGCGCTCGTGCTCGATGCCGCCGTGGGCCAGGTGGAGCGGCGCCTGATGAAGTGGCAGCCCCGCAGCGGCGAGACCGAAAGGATCTGA
- a CDS encoding ABC transporter ATP-binding protein, producing MAAAARPPEGGAPALSLRDVTCTFVDREDKSKRYTAVRDVTLDLAAGEFVSVVGPTGCGKSTLLNVAAGLLQPSTGSVAVFGEPLAGINRRAGYMFQSDSLMPWRTAAENVAAGLEFRGVPRAEACSQAEEWLKRVGLGGFGDRYPHQLSGGMRKRASLAQTLILDPDIILMDEPFSALDIQTRQLMENELLALWSSGTARPRPDLASGGPGRKAVLFITHDLDEAIALSDRVVVMSAGPGSRPIGEFRIDLERPRDVAEVRVAPRFIELHQAIWAVLREEVLKGYKQQLAAA from the coding sequence ATGGCCGCCGCCGCCCGGCCGCCCGAAGGCGGCGCTCCGGCTCTGTCTTTGCGCGACGTGACCTGCACCTTCGTCGACCGCGAAGACAAGAGCAAGCGTTACACGGCCGTGCGCGACGTCACGCTCGACCTCGCGGCGGGCGAGTTCGTCTCGGTCGTCGGGCCCACCGGATGCGGCAAGAGCACCTTGCTCAACGTCGCGGCCGGGCTGCTGCAGCCCAGCACCGGCAGCGTCGCCGTCTTCGGCGAGCCGCTGGCCGGCATCAACCGGCGCGCCGGCTACATGTTCCAGAGCGACTCGCTGATGCCCTGGCGCACGGCGGCCGAGAACGTCGCCGCGGGGCTCGAGTTCCGGGGCGTGCCCCGGGCCGAGGCCTGTTCGCAGGCCGAGGAATGGCTCAAACGCGTGGGCCTGGGCGGCTTCGGCGACCGCTACCCGCACCAGCTGTCCGGTGGGATGCGCAAGCGCGCCAGCCTGGCACAGACCTTGATCCTCGACCCCGACATCATCCTGATGGACGAGCCCTTCTCGGCACTGGACATCCAGACGCGCCAACTGATGGAGAACGAGTTGCTCGCCTTGTGGAGCTCGGGCACTGCCCGACCGCGGCCCGACCTCGCCAGCGGCGGCCCAGGCCGCAAGGCGGTGCTCTTCATCACGCACGACCTCGACGAAGCGATCGCGCTGAGCGACCGCGTCGTCGTGATGAGCGCGGGCCCCGGCTCGCGGCCCATCGGCGAGTTCCGGATCGACCTGGAGCGCCCGCGCGACGTGGCCGAGGTCCGGGTGGCGCCCCGCTTCATCGAGCTGCACCAGGCCATCTGGGCCGTGCTGCGCGAGGAAGTGCTCAAGGGCTACAAGCAGCAGCTGGCCGCCGCGTGA
- a CDS encoding ABC transporter substrate-binding protein, translated as MKRRTLLAAGLAGGATLGLPALVRAQAIEKPKVTIAVGGKNLLYYLPLTVAESLGYFKDEGLEAQVVDFAGGSQALRAVVGGSADVVSGAFEHTVNMQAKGQRMRAFVLQGRAPQIVLAVNKRTMPNFKSLADLKGRKIGVTAPGSSTNIMANFVLAKAGLKPTDVSFIGVGATNAAIAAIRQGQIDALSHLDPVITILERAGDIQIVTDTRIVAEADRVFGGPMPAACLYAPQTFVDRHPHTVQALTNAIVRADKWIQRAGPGEIIKVVPEGFLLGDRAVYIDAFLKSKGALSPDGMIPEQGPATALRALASVDESLKDAQLDLAAVYTNEFVKKANAKYPKG; from the coding sequence ATGAAACGACGCACGCTGCTCGCCGCCGGACTGGCTGGCGGCGCGACGCTCGGCCTGCCGGCCCTGGTACGCGCCCAGGCGATCGAGAAACCGAAGGTCACGATCGCGGTAGGGGGCAAGAACCTGCTGTACTACCTGCCGCTCACGGTGGCCGAGAGCTTGGGCTACTTCAAGGACGAGGGGCTCGAGGCGCAGGTGGTGGACTTCGCCGGGGGCTCGCAGGCCCTGCGCGCCGTGGTGGGTGGCAGTGCGGACGTGGTCTCGGGCGCCTTCGAGCACACGGTCAACATGCAGGCCAAGGGCCAGCGCATGCGCGCGTTCGTGCTGCAGGGACGCGCGCCCCAGATCGTGCTCGCGGTCAACAAGCGCACGATGCCCAACTTCAAGTCCCTGGCCGATCTCAAGGGGCGGAAGATCGGCGTGACCGCTCCCGGCTCGTCGACCAACATCATGGCGAACTTCGTGCTCGCCAAGGCGGGCCTCAAGCCCACCGACGTGAGCTTCATCGGCGTGGGGGCCACCAACGCGGCCATCGCGGCGATCCGCCAGGGCCAGATCGACGCGCTCTCGCACCTCGACCCGGTCATCACCATCCTCGAGCGCGCGGGGGACATCCAGATCGTCACCGACACGCGCATCGTCGCCGAGGCCGACCGCGTGTTCGGCGGGCCGATGCCCGCGGCCTGCCTCTATGCGCCGCAGACCTTCGTCGACCGGCACCCCCACACCGTCCAGGCGCTGACCAATGCCATCGTGCGCGCCGACAAGTGGATCCAGCGCGCCGGCCCGGGCGAGATCATCAAGGTCGTGCCCGAAGGCTTCCTGCTCGGCGACCGGGCGGTCTACATCGATGCGTTCCTCAAGAGCAAGGGGGCCCTGTCGCCGGACGGCATGATCCCCGAGCAGGGGCCCGCCACCGCCCTGCGCGCGCTCGCCAGCGTCGACGAATCCCTCAAGGACGCCCAGCTCGATCTCGCGGCCGTCTACACCAACGAGTTCGTCAAGAAGGCGAACGCAAAGTATCCGAAGGGATGA
- a CDS encoding MarC family protein, with translation MDLIKPLIALLAIVNPVGVVPFFIHFTQGFSREQRLRTIRVASFTAFLVVAISALAGLRIIEFFGISIASFQVGGGMLLLISALQMLQAQPAETRKEDVAEGASKADGGASIAVVPLTIPLLTGPATISTMVIYAQKTRHWWELGVLVGYGVVIGVAAFLALSAAGRIARMLGQTGINIMTRLMGLILAALAVEIMADGLVKLFPALGQA, from the coding sequence ATGGACCTCATCAAGCCCCTGATCGCGCTGCTGGCCATCGTCAATCCGGTCGGCGTGGTGCCGTTCTTCATCCACTTCACGCAGGGCTTCAGCCGCGAGCAGCGGCTGCGAACGATCCGCGTGGCCTCGTTCACCGCCTTCCTGGTGGTGGCGATCAGCGCCCTGGCGGGCCTGCGCATCATCGAGTTCTTCGGCATCTCGATCGCGTCGTTCCAGGTCGGCGGAGGGATGCTGCTGCTCATCAGCGCGCTGCAGATGCTGCAGGCCCAGCCAGCAGAAACGCGCAAGGAAGACGTGGCCGAAGGCGCCTCCAAGGCCGATGGCGGCGCGAGCATCGCGGTCGTGCCGCTCACCATCCCGCTGCTGACGGGGCCCGCGACGATCTCCACGATGGTGATCTACGCGCAGAAGACCCGTCACTGGTGGGAACTCGGCGTGCTGGTGGGCTACGGCGTGGTGATCGGCGTGGCGGCCTTCCTGGCCTTGTCGGCCGCGGGCCGCATCGCCCGCATGCTGGGGCAGACGGGCATCAACATCATGACCCGCCTCATGGGCCTGATCCTCGCGGCCCTGGCCGTCGAGATCATGGCCGACGGGCTGGTCAAACTCTTTCCGGCGCTCGGGCAGGCCTGA
- a CDS encoding SPW repeat protein: protein MVQIKHWQDAVNAVLGVWLVLSPWALGFQSETTPMANAVIVGAALIAAALGAMLVPRAWEEWTELVLGLWMIVAPWVLGFAAMREAMLASTITGVVVAALALWTLATDPEWGGWWRREAH, encoded by the coding sequence ATGGTGCAAATCAAACATTGGCAAGACGCGGTCAACGCCGTGCTGGGTGTGTGGCTGGTGCTCTCGCCCTGGGCCTTGGGCTTCCAGAGCGAGACGACGCCGATGGCCAATGCGGTGATCGTGGGTGCCGCGCTGATCGCGGCCGCGCTGGGCGCCATGCTGGTGCCTCGCGCCTGGGAGGAATGGACCGAGCTGGTCCTGGGCCTGTGGATGATCGTGGCGCCCTGGGTGCTCGGCTTTGCCGCGATGCGTGAGGCGATGCTGGCCTCGACGATCACCGGCGTCGTGGTCGCGGCGCTCGCGTTGTGGACGCTCGCCACCGATCCCGAGTGGGGCGGCTGGTGGCGCCGAGAAGCCCATTGA
- the chrA gene encoding chromate efflux transporter: protein MPDTPPAPTPRPAPAAVSFAEALRFWLKLGFISFGGPAGQIAIMHTELVERRRWISEQRFLHALNYCMVLPGPEAQQLATYIGWLLHRTWGGIVAGALFVLPSLAILIALSWVYLRFGDVPVVAGIFYGIKPAVTALVLHAAHRIGTRALKNGWMWGIAAAAFVAIFALDVPFPAIVIAAGLIGHFGAQRAPGVFALGGGHGAAGPSAGPALIDDDTPPPPHARFTRARLLRVLAVGLGLWGAAMLALVATQGWQSTLAQMGWFFTKAALVTFGGAYAVLPYVYQGAVEHHQWLSAAQMIDGLALGETTPGPLIMVVAFVGFVGGWLAEVAGPDRFFLGGTLAACVVTFFTFLPSFVFILAGGPLVEATHGKLGFTAPLSAITAAVVGVIVNLALFFAYHVLWPQGFGGPFDAVSALIAVAAAVALFRFKVGVIPLLAACASVGLAARLAL, encoded by the coding sequence ATGCCGGACACACCCCCTGCCCCCACGCCGCGGCCAGCCCCCGCCGCCGTCAGCTTCGCCGAAGCCCTGCGCTTCTGGCTCAAGCTCGGTTTCATCAGTTTCGGCGGGCCGGCCGGGCAGATCGCAATCATGCACACCGAGCTGGTCGAGCGCCGCCGGTGGATCAGCGAGCAGCGCTTCCTGCATGCATTGAACTACTGCATGGTGCTGCCCGGCCCCGAGGCGCAGCAACTGGCCACCTACATCGGTTGGCTGCTGCACCGCACCTGGGGCGGCATTGTCGCGGGCGCCTTGTTCGTGCTGCCGTCGCTCGCCATCCTGATCGCGCTGTCGTGGGTGTACCTGCGCTTCGGTGACGTGCCGGTGGTGGCCGGGATTTTCTACGGCATCAAGCCGGCGGTCACGGCGCTGGTGCTGCACGCCGCCCATCGCATCGGCACGCGGGCGCTCAAGAACGGCTGGATGTGGGGCATCGCGGCCGCGGCTTTCGTCGCCATCTTCGCATTGGACGTGCCCTTCCCCGCCATCGTCATCGCAGCCGGCCTCATCGGGCACTTCGGCGCGCAGCGGGCGCCTGGGGTCTTCGCACTCGGCGGCGGGCATGGCGCGGCGGGGCCGAGCGCCGGGCCGGCCCTCATCGACGACGACACCCCGCCGCCGCCGCACGCCCGCTTCACCCGGGCCCGCCTGCTGCGCGTGCTGGCGGTGGGCCTGGGGCTGTGGGGCGCGGCGATGCTCGCGCTGGTCGCCACGCAAGGCTGGCAGTCCACGCTCGCGCAAATGGGGTGGTTCTTCACCAAGGCGGCGCTCGTCACCTTCGGCGGGGCCTATGCGGTCCTGCCCTACGTCTACCAGGGCGCGGTGGAGCACCACCAGTGGCTGTCGGCCGCGCAGATGATCGACGGGCTGGCGCTGGGCGAAACGACGCCGGGGCCGCTCATCATGGTCGTGGCCTTCGTCGGCTTCGTCGGCGGCTGGCTGGCCGAGGTGGCGGGGCCGGACCGCTTTTTCCTCGGCGGCACGCTGGCGGCCTGCGTCGTCACGTTCTTCACCTTCTTGCCGTCGTTCGTGTTCATCCTCGCGGGCGGCCCGCTGGTGGAGGCCACGCATGGCAAGTTGGGCTTCACCGCCCCGCTGTCGGCCATCACCGCGGCGGTGGTCGGCGTCATCGTCAATCTCGCGCTGTTCTTCGCCTACCACGTGCTGTGGCCCCAGGGCTTCGGCGGGCCGTTCGACGCCGTCTCGGCGCTCATCGCGGTGGCGGCGGCGGTCGCGCTGTTCCGCTTCAAGGTGGGGGTGATCCCGCTGTTGGCCGCATGCGCCTCGGTGGGCCTGGCGGCGAGGCTCGCGCTGTGA
- the modC gene encoding molybdenum ABC transporter ATP-binding protein gives MPTLHLAAQAHYPDFALDVRGDWPLEGITALFGPSGSGKSTLLRVIAGLEPRARGRVALDDEVWLAEPPARPVPAHRRGVGLVFQEAGLFPHLTVEGNLRYAEKRSRGVGAAAVRWEDVVRALDLAGLLHRKPGSLSGGERQRAALGRTLLARPRLLLMDEPLAALDARRKAEILPYIEQLPRAFGVPVIYITHDIDEVTRLADRLVLLSQGRVVAAGPLHELLERLDLQPATGRFEAGVVLETRVEHHDERFRLTHVRHGAQALVVPMTDVPVGTVLRLRIRARDVALAVEPPRGLSIRNVLAGTLAALHEEPDTPFAETLVDIGGARLRARLTREAVVDLGLTVGQPVYALVKTIALDRRAAAKAE, from the coding sequence ATGCCCACGCTCCATCTGGCCGCCCAGGCTCACTATCCGGACTTCGCGCTCGACGTGCGCGGCGACTGGCCGCTCGAAGGCATCACCGCGCTGTTCGGCCCGAGCGGCAGCGGCAAGAGCACCCTGCTGCGCGTGATCGCCGGGCTGGAGCCGCGTGCGAGGGGGCGTGTGGCGCTGGACGATGAAGTCTGGCTGGCCGAGCCGCCGGCGCGCCCGGTGCCGGCGCACCGCCGGGGGGTGGGGCTCGTGTTCCAGGAGGCGGGCCTCTTCCCGCACCTCACCGTCGAGGGCAACCTGCGCTATGCCGAGAAGCGCTCGCGCGGCGTCGGCGCCGCTGCCGTGCGCTGGGAGGACGTGGTGCGCGCGCTCGATCTCGCCGGGCTCTTGCACCGCAAACCGGGGTCGCTCTCGGGCGGCGAGCGTCAGCGCGCGGCGCTCGGGCGCACGCTCCTGGCGCGGCCGCGCCTGCTGCTGATGGACGAGCCGCTCGCGGCGCTCGACGCGCGCCGCAAGGCCGAGATCCTGCCCTACATCGAGCAGCTGCCGCGTGCCTTCGGCGTGCCGGTCATCTACATCACGCACGACATCGACGAGGTCACGCGGCTGGCCGACCGGCTGGTGCTGCTGTCGCAAGGGCGGGTGGTGGCGGCCGGCCCCTTGCATGAGCTGCTCGAGCGGCTGGACTTGCAGCCGGCCACCGGTCGCTTCGAGGCGGGCGTGGTGCTCGAGACGCGCGTCGAGCACCACGACGAGCGCTTCCGCCTCACCCACGTGCGCCACGGCGCGCAGGCGCTCGTCGTGCCGATGACCGACGTGCCGGTCGGCACGGTGTTGCGTCTGCGCATCCGCGCGCGCGACGTGGCGCTCGCCGTCGAGCCTCCGCGGGGGCTGAGCATCCGCAACGTACTCGCCGGCACGCTCGCGGCGCTGCACGAGGAGCCGGACACGCCGTTCGCCGAGACGCTGGTGGACATCGGCGGCGCCCGCCTGCGCGCCCGGCTGACCCGCGAGGCCGTGGTGGATCTGGGCCTGACGGTGGGGCAGCCCGTCTATGCGCTCGTCAAGACCATCGCGCTGGACCGCCGGGCGGCCGCCAAAGCCGAATGA
- the modB gene encoding molybdate ABC transporter permease subunit, protein MTLPDLAPLVLTLKLAALTTLVLLLLGTPLAWWLAHTRSRWKPVVEATTALPLVLPPTVLGFYLLVLLNPQAPLGRWWLTLTDSTLTFSFAGLVVASVIYSLPFTVQPLQAAFEAVGRRPLEVAATLRASPLDAFFTVATPMAARGYLTATVLTFAHTIGEFGVVLMVGGNIPGQTKVISIAIYEHVETINYPAAHTLSAGLLAFSFLVLLFVYVWNRRYPVHLR, encoded by the coding sequence ATGACGCTGCCCGACCTGGCGCCGCTCGTCCTCACGCTCAAGCTGGCGGCCTTGACCACGCTGGTGCTGCTGCTGCTCGGCACGCCGCTGGCATGGTGGCTCGCGCACACGCGCTCGCGCTGGAAGCCTGTGGTGGAGGCCACCACGGCCTTGCCGCTGGTGCTGCCTCCCACCGTGCTGGGCTTCTACTTGCTCGTGCTGCTCAACCCGCAAGCGCCGCTCGGGCGCTGGTGGCTCACGCTCACCGACAGCACGCTCACGTTCTCGTTCGCGGGGCTGGTGGTGGCTTCGGTGATCTATTCGCTGCCCTTCACGGTGCAGCCGTTGCAGGCGGCGTTCGAGGCCGTGGGCCGGCGCCCGCTGGAGGTGGCGGCGACGTTGCGAGCGTCGCCGTTGGACGCCTTCTTCACCGTGGCCACGCCGATGGCTGCGCGCGGCTACCTCACCGCCACCGTGCTCACCTTCGCACACACCATCGGCGAGTTCGGCGTGGTGCTGATGGTGGGCGGCAACATCCCGGGGCAGACGAAAGTCATCTCCATCGCGATCTACGAACACGTGGAGACGATCAACTATCCCGCCGCACACACGCTGTCGGCCGGGCTGCTCGCCTTCTCCTTCCTCGTGCTGCTGTTCGTGTACGTCTGGAACCGGCGCTACCCCGTGCATCTGCGCTGA
- the modA gene encoding molybdate ABC transporter substrate-binding protein: MTWRGGLAAFALALVAALPGPAHAGQVLVAVAANFAEVLNELKPGFERRTGHTLVATTGSTGKLYAQIKGGAPFQVLLSADAHTPERLEREGLGVPGTRYTYALGQLALWSKTPGLWGGDAVAYLRAGRLRHVALANPELAPYGVAARETLQALGVWDALKDKVVMGQNIGQTHSLVATGAAEVGFVALSALKGPRQAVEGSVWVVPARLHSPIVQQAVLLAPGRDVPAARALLQYLKSDEARRTIEAWGYGVE, translated from the coding sequence GTGACCTGGCGCGGCGGTCTGGCGGCGTTCGCCCTGGCGCTCGTGGCCGCGCTGCCCGGGCCGGCGCATGCGGGCCAGGTGTTGGTCGCGGTGGCCGCCAACTTCGCAGAGGTCCTGAACGAGCTCAAGCCCGGCTTCGAACGCCGCACGGGCCACACGCTGGTCGCCACCACCGGCTCGACGGGCAAGCTGTACGCCCAGATCAAGGGCGGGGCGCCCTTCCAGGTACTGCTGTCGGCCGATGCGCACACGCCCGAGCGGCTGGAGCGCGAGGGCCTGGGGGTGCCGGGCACCCGCTACACCTACGCGCTGGGCCAGCTCGCGTTGTGGAGCAAGACGCCGGGGCTGTGGGGGGGTGACGCCGTCGCCTACCTGCGCGCGGGACGGCTGCGGCACGTGGCCCTCGCCAACCCTGAGCTGGCGCCCTACGGCGTCGCGGCGCGCGAGACGCTGCAGGCGCTGGGGGTGTGGGACGCGCTGAAGGACAAGGTGGTGATGGGGCAGAACATCGGTCAGACCCATTCGCTCGTGGCCACCGGCGCGGCCGAGGTGGGCTTCGTGGCGCTGTCGGCGCTCAAGGGCCCGCGCCAGGCCGTGGAGGGCAGCGTGTGGGTCGTGCCGGCGCGGCTGCATTCGCCCATCGTGCAGCAGGCGGTGCTGCTCGCCCCCGGGCGCGACGTGCCGGCCGCGCGGGCGCTGCTGCAGTACCTGAAGTCCGACGAGGCGCGCCGCACCATCGAGGCCTGGGGCTACGGGGTCGAGTGA
- a CDS encoding AzlD domain-containing protein encodes MTERLLWIIVACGIGTFLMRLLPLYWRPSPVPSPAARALRRMLEALGPAAIAALLVVSLWPYVGRGSGTLGAAGALAGLAGVALARGWWGGLALPTLFGVVCHGLVRWAGA; translated from the coding sequence ATGACTGAACGGCTGCTGTGGATCATCGTGGCTTGCGGCATCGGCACCTTCCTGATGCGCCTGTTGCCCTTGTACTGGCGGCCGTCCCCGGTGCCCTCGCCGGCGGCGCGGGCGCTGCGGCGCATGCTCGAAGCGTTGGGACCGGCCGCGATCGCGGCACTGCTCGTCGTCTCGTTGTGGCCCTATGTCGGTCGCGGCTCGGGCACGCTCGGCGCTGCGGGTGCTCTGGCGGGCTTGGCCGGGGTGGCGCTGGCGCGCGGGTGGTGGGGCGGACTGGCGCTGCCCACGCTGTTCGGCGTCGTCTGCCATGGGCTGGTGCGCTGGGCGGGGGCCTGA
- a CDS encoding AzlC family ABC transporter permease, which produces MAARRPAPFLRGLGASSSIAIGYLPIAFSFGLTAVQAQVPAWATVLISAVVFAGGSQFVLIALLSSAAPVLGTVGAVWLMNVRHLFYGPALASRLGAPAWRLPRPLLAFGLTDEVFAAAAGRLQGLPVDERQAWLVGLQAGAYAAWVAGTLLGVRFGEQLAAVSPVLRETLDFVLPALFFALLLEVVRQTPKQATAAAAAVAAVLLPWWPAHAAMLAGMLGGAVWGARGGDRVPASGAAGVPGRDDGLDDRGRR; this is translated from the coding sequence ATGGCGGCACGAAGACCGGCCCCGTTCCTGCGCGGACTCGGCGCGAGCTCGTCGATCGCGATCGGGTACCTGCCGATCGCATTCTCGTTCGGCCTGACCGCGGTGCAGGCCCAGGTGCCGGCCTGGGCGACCGTGCTGATCTCCGCCGTGGTGTTCGCGGGGGGTAGCCAGTTCGTGCTGATCGCCCTGTTGTCGTCGGCAGCGCCCGTGCTCGGAACGGTGGGAGCGGTGTGGCTCATGAACGTGCGGCACCTCTTCTACGGCCCCGCGCTGGCGTCCCGGTTGGGCGCGCCCGCGTGGCGGCTGCCGCGGCCGCTGCTGGCTTTCGGCTTGACCGATGAGGTGTTCGCTGCGGCGGCGGGGCGGTTGCAGGGGCTGCCCGTCGATGAGCGGCAGGCCTGGCTGGTGGGGCTGCAAGCGGGCGCCTATGCGGCCTGGGTGGCGGGCACCCTCCTGGGCGTGCGCTTCGGCGAGCAGCTCGCGGCGGTTTCGCCCGTATTGCGCGAGACCCTCGACTTCGTGCTGCCGGCGCTCTTCTTCGCCCTGCTGCTCGAAGTCGTCCGTCAAACGCCCAAGCAGGCGACCGCGGCCGCGGCGGCGGTGGCGGCGGTGTTGCTGCCCTGGTGGCCGGCGCATGCCGCGATGCTCGCCGGCATGCTGGGCGGGGCGGTGTGGGGAGCGCGAGGCGGCGACCGGGTGCCGGCTTCGGGAGCCGCGGGCGTACCGGGCCGCGACGATGGGCTGGACGACAGGGGACGCCGATGA